CGGGTCGAGCGGGTGGTGCGCAACCTGGTCGGCAACGCCATCGACTACGCCCGCCCGGCGATCGTGCCCGACATCGAGGTGCGCGTGGCCGGCAACGACACCGCGTGCGCGCTGACCGTCCGCGACCACGGGGTGGGTCTCGCCCCGGGCGACGAGACGCGGGTGTTCAACCGGTTCTGGCGCGCCGACCCCGCCCGTGCCCGCACCACCGGCGGCACCGGTCTCGGCCTCGCGATCGCGCGCGAGGACGCCCGGCTGCACGGCGGCTGGCTCGAGGCGTGGGGTCGTCCGGGCGAGGGTGCGCAGTTCCGCCTGACGCTCCCGCGGCGCGCGGGGGAGGACCCGGTCTCCAGCCCGCTCCCGCTGCAGCCCGAGCCCGCGCCCAGCCGGGCGGTGACGCGATGAGGTCCAGGCCGGTCGGCGTGGTCGCGGTGGTCCTGGCCGCGGCGCTCCTCGCGGCGTGCTCCCAGGTCCCCTCCGACGGTCCCGTCCGCTCCACGGGCAGCTCGGTCCCGTCGCCGTCCTCGGCGCCCTTCGACTTCAACCCGCCCGGCCCGCGCGCCGGGGCCGGACCGGCCGAGATCGTGACGGGCTTCCTCACCGCGCTGGAGGCGACGCCGGTCTCCACCCGCGTGGCCTCGCAGTACCTCACCGAGCGGGCCGCGTCCGCGTGGCGCCCCCAGCGCCGCACGCTGCTCTACCAGGGCCGCGACGTCCAGGCCGACCCCGTGCAGGACAGCTCGAGCCGCACCTCGGTGGCCCTGCGCCTCACCTCGCCCTACGCCCTCGACGGAGGGGGGCGTTGGGACGGGCCGGCACGCGACGTCGACGCGGACGGACTGACCCTCGAGCTGGTCCGCGACCGCGGCCAGTGGCGGCTCAGCTCGGTGCCCGACGCGATGGTGGTGCCGCTGTCCTACTTCCAGGACCACTACGCGCGCTACGACCTGCACTTCTTCGACCCGTCGGGCCGGCTGCTCGTGCCCGAGCCCGTCTACCTCCCGCGCGGTCCGCAGGCCGCGACGCTGCTCGTCGACCACCTGCTCGACGGCCCGCGGCGGCCCGACCGCGGCGTGGAGCGCACCTACTTCCCGCCGCGCACCCGGCTGGCGGTCAGCGTGCCGATCCGCAGCGACGGGGTCGCGGAGGTGCCGCTCAGCGAGGAGGTCGACGAGCTCGAGGGCGCCGACCTCGACCGCGCGCTCGCCCAGCTGGTGTGGACCCTGCGGCAGCTGCCCGACGTGACAGCGGTCCGCGTCACCGCCGGTGGCCGGCCGCTGCGGCTGACCGGCACCGGGCCGATGCTCGACGTCGACAGCGCCGCGTCCTACTCCCCGTTCGTCAGCTACGCCGAGGACGCGCTGTTCAGCCTCGACGGCGACACGGTCCAGGAGATCCGCCCGTTCACGCGTCCGGCGCGCACGCCGCTCGTGAAGCTCCCCGTCGCCCTGCCGGGGGCCCGGCTCGGCGTGAGCCTGCAGGCCACGGCGGCCGCGGTCAGCGACGACGACGGGCTGGTCCGCACCTATCCCGCGGGGTCCGGCGTGGACTCGCCGGCCGGCGCCGGGGGAGCGATCACGGCCGGTGGCTCACTGCGCCCGCTGTGGGACTGGTCGCGCCGCGTGTGGCTGGTCGACCCGGCCGGCGGACCGGAGGCCGTGCGCGTCTCGGTCGGCAGCCGCCAGACGGTCCTCCCGGTGGCGGGTCTGCCTGCGGGCCCGCTGACCGCGGCGGCGCTGTCGCGCGACGGCACCCGGCTCGTGCTCGCGCTCGCCCCGGCGGGGGGACGCGGGGCACGGCTCTACCTCACCCGGGTCCTGCGCGCCAGCGACGAGTCCGGCACCCCCGTGCGCCTCTCTCGCGCGCGGCCGATCGCGACCCAGAGTCCCCTCAAGCGCGTGGTCGACGTCGCCTGGCGCGACGGCACCCAGGTGGCGGTGCTCTCCCGCACCTCACGCACCACCAGCCTGGTCGACCTGGTCTCGGTCGACGGCGAGTCGGAGTCGGGTGCGCTCAGCGAGCCCGTCGACGTGCTCTTCGACCGCGCGGTCTCGCTCACCTCCTCGCCCGGCACCCGCACCCTGCTGGTCACGACGCTCGGGCGGCGCACCTTCGAGCTGAGCCTCCAGGGTCGCTGGGTCGAGGACGCGGACCTGCGCGACGTCGCGCGGCCGGTCTTCGTCGGCTAGGGCGGCCGCTCAGTCCGGGCGGGTGACCTCGGCCGGGTCCAGCCCGACGAGGTCGCGGTAGCGGGCCGCGTCCACGTTGCCGCCGGAGAGGACCACGCCCACCCGGCCACCGACCCGGACGCGACCGGTCAGCAGCGCCGCCAGGGCGCAGGCGCCGCTGGGCTCGAGGACCGCCCCCAGGTGGCGGGCTGCCATCCGCATGGCCGCCACGATCTCCTCGTCGGACACGGTGACCACGTCGGTCAGGCGCGCCTGGAGCACCTCGAACGGGTGGACGCCGGGGCTGGTCGTCTGCTGCCCGTCGGCGATGGTCCGGGGCACCTCGATGGTGACGCGCTCGCCCGCCGCGAGCGACCGTCGTACGTCGTCACCGGCCGCGGGCTCGACCCCGTGGACCCGGCAGCCCGGGAGCAGGGCCGCCGCAGCCGTCGCGCAGCCGGCCGCGAGGCCGCCCCCGCCCACCGGCACGAACAGGTCGTCGACCGGGCCGCCGGGGGCGACGTCCTCGAGCAGCTCGAGGGCGACGGTGCCCTGGCCCGCCATCGTGAGGGGGTCGTCGTACGGGTGGACGACGAGGCGGCCGGTCGCGCGCGCACGCTCCGCGAGCAGCGCCTCGCGGTCGGTGGAGTAGCGGTCGAAGGTCTCGACCAGCCCACCCGCCACCAGCGTCGCCGCACGCTTGGACTCCGGGGCGTCCTCCGGCATGAGCAGCAGCGCCGTCGTGCCACGGATCGCCGCCGCGCGTGCGACCGCCTGGGCGTGGTTGCCCGAGGAGACCGCGACCAGGCCGTGGCGCAGGTCGTGCGGCGACCGGGCCAGGGCGTTGTTGAGCGCCCCGCGCAGCTTGAACGCCCCGCCGACCTGCAGGTGCTCGGCCTTGAGCAGCACCTCGGCCCCCACCGCCTCGTCGATCGCCGGGCTGTGGAGCACCGGCGTCCGGACGACGTGGCCCTCGATCCGCCCGGCCGCGGCGCGGACGTCCTCGAGGCCGATCACCGCCGCCTCGTCCCGTGAACCTGCATGGGTGCAGCATGCACGGGCCCCGTCTTGACCGCGACTTGTTGGATGGGGAGGTGCCCGAGGGAGACAGCGTCCACCTGCTCGCCGAGCGGCTGCGACGTCACCTCGACGGGCGCACCGTCGTGCGCTCGGACCTGCGGGTGCCCCGGCACGCGACGGTGGACCTCGCCGGGCGCGTGGTGCTCGAGCACGCCACCCACGGCAAGCACCTGCTGACCCGGCTCGGCGGCGGGTTGACCCTCCACACCCACCTGCGCATGGACGGCTCGTGGACGGTGACGGGTCCCGGCAGGCGGCTGCCGCGCCGGCTGTGGGACGACGTGCGCGTGGTCCTCGAGGTCGACTCGGGGGAGACCGCTCACGGTCTGCTGCTGCCGGTCGTCGACGTCCTCCCGACGCGCGACGAGGCCACGGTGGTCGGCCACCTCGGGCCCGATCCGCTGCGACCCGACTGGGACGAGGCGGAGGCGGTCCGCCGGCTGTCCG
This genomic window from Nocardioides marmoribigeumensis contains:
- a CDS encoding GerMN domain-containing protein, which gives rise to MRSRPVGVVAVVLAAALLAACSQVPSDGPVRSTGSSVPSPSSAPFDFNPPGPRAGAGPAEIVTGFLTALEATPVSTRVASQYLTERAASAWRPQRRTLLYQGRDVQADPVQDSSSRTSVALRLTSPYALDGGGRWDGPARDVDADGLTLELVRDRGQWRLSSVPDAMVVPLSYFQDHYARYDLHFFDPSGRLLVPEPVYLPRGPQAATLLVDHLLDGPRRPDRGVERTYFPPRTRLAVSVPIRSDGVAEVPLSEEVDELEGADLDRALAQLVWTLRQLPDVTAVRVTAGGRPLRLTGTGPMLDVDSAASYSPFVSYAEDALFSLDGDTVQEIRPFTRPARTPLVKLPVALPGARLGVSLQATAAAVSDDDGLVRTYPAGSGVDSPAGAGGAITAGGSLRPLWDWSRRVWLVDPAGGPEAVRVSVGSRQTVLPVAGLPAGPLTAAALSRDGTRLVLALAPAGGRGARLYLTRVLRASDESGTPVRLSRARPIATQSPLKRVVDVAWRDGTQVAVLSRTSRTTSLVDLVSVDGESESGALSEPVDVLFDRAVSLTSSPGTRTLLVTTLGRRTFELSLQGRWVEDADLRDVARPVFVG
- a CDS encoding threonine/serine dehydratase, which produces MIGLEDVRAAAGRIEGHVVRTPVLHSPAIDEAVGAEVLLKAEHLQVGGAFKLRGALNNALARSPHDLRHGLVAVSSGNHAQAVARAAAIRGTTALLLMPEDAPESKRAATLVAGGLVETFDRYSTDREALLAERARATGRLVVHPYDDPLTMAGQGTVALELLEDVAPGGPVDDLFVPVGGGGLAAGCATAAAALLPGCRVHGVEPAAGDDVRRSLAAGERVTIEVPRTIADGQQTTSPGVHPFEVLQARLTDVVTVSDEEIVAAMRMAARHLGAVLEPSGACALAALLTGRVRVGGRVGVVLSGGNVDAARYRDLVGLDPAEVTRPD
- a CDS encoding DNA-formamidopyrimidine glycosylase family protein, with protein sequence MPEGDSVHLLAERLRRHLDGRTVVRSDLRVPRHATVDLAGRVVLEHATHGKHLLTRLGGGLTLHTHLRMDGSWTVTGPGRRLPRRLWDDVRVVLEVDSGETAHGLLLPVVDVLPTRDEATVVGHLGPDPLRPDWDEAEAVRRLSADPTVPVARALLDQTKVAGWGNLWATSCASCVA